A single Rhizobium sp. NRK18 DNA region contains:
- a CDS encoding LysR substrate-binding domain-containing protein, translated as MTPFRSIAVFYHVATLNSVTAAAQQLNVTPSAVSQQIRVLEEQIGMSLVTKVGRKVKLTEDGERYFDLISQHVEEIIRSTDIVTGNKTTTLLTIRATPTVSTKWILPRLPRFFEANPNIDIRLDGSNEPTDFNRDLVDVEIRHGAGRWPGLHVEGLIEERFLPVCSPKLAAAHSLTTGELLQHRLIHSVKAQIQWKSWFAHQGITNDIPSKRLYFDRSHMVVDAAVLGMGMALESNLMMEQELKDGRLVVALENPPEMRIATQWIVCPYTHLRRHRVKRFIEWIKREAQVWYNEDRSLID; from the coding sequence ATGACTCCGTTCCGATCCATTGCCGTTTTCTATCATGTCGCGACACTCAACTCCGTCACAGCAGCGGCGCAACAGCTGAATGTGACGCCATCGGCCGTGAGCCAGCAGATCAGGGTGCTTGAGGAGCAGATCGGCATGTCGCTCGTCACCAAGGTCGGGCGCAAGGTGAAGCTCACCGAGGATGGAGAGCGCTACTTCGATCTAATTTCCCAGCATGTCGAGGAGATCATACGGTCAACGGACATCGTCACTGGCAACAAGACCACCACGCTCCTGACGATCAGGGCCACGCCGACCGTGTCGACGAAATGGATCCTGCCGCGGCTGCCGCGGTTTTTCGAGGCAAATCCCAACATCGACATTCGGCTGGATGGCTCGAACGAGCCGACCGACTTCAATCGGGATCTGGTGGACGTGGAGATCCGGCATGGCGCCGGTCGTTGGCCCGGCCTGCATGTGGAGGGATTGATCGAAGAGCGCTTTCTGCCGGTCTGTTCGCCAAAGCTCGCGGCGGCGCATTCCTTGACCACGGGCGAACTCCTGCAGCACAGGCTCATTCACTCGGTCAAGGCGCAGATCCAGTGGAAAAGCTGGTTTGCCCACCAGGGGATCACCAACGACATTCCTTCGAAGCGGCTCTATTTCGACCGGTCGCATATGGTCGTCGACGCTGCCGTGCTCGGAATGGGCATGGCGCTGGAAAGCAACCTGATGATGGAGCAGGAACTGAAGGACGGCCGTCTTGTGGTTGCCCTGGAAAATCCACCCGAGATGCGGATCGCCACCCAATGGATCGTGTGCCCTTACACCCATCTGAGGCGACACCGCGTCAAGCGCTTCATCGAGTGGATTAAGCGCGAGGCGCAGGTCTGGTACAACGAGGACCGTTCGCTGATTGATTAG